The proteins below are encoded in one region of Winogradskyella helgolandensis:
- a CDS encoding hemolysin family protein has protein sequence MTSDIVIIVSTLILSAFFSGMEIAYISSNKIHIELEKKQGDFLGKILGKLTAKPSKYIATMLIGNNIALVIYGFKMGEVLVRWFQTMLPSDSAALTYLFVDLQLLTQTVISTLVILITAEFLPKVFFQIYANTLLKVLAFPTYVFYVLFSWVSDFIIWISDAVLKYIFRAEGEDVVLAMTKVELGNYITEQMESVENHDEVDSEIQIFQNALEFSGVKAREVMVPRTEITAVDISESLDNLRQLFIDSGRTKIIIYKDNIDDILGYVHSFELFKKPKDINSIILPVGFVPETILVNDVLNILIKKRRSMAVVIDEYGGTSGIMTVEDIVEELFGEIEDEHDLVEMVEEQIDDNTYKFTARLEVDYINETYKLNLPESENYETLGGLIVHATEGIPQENDDVQIENFKFTITEVSSTKIDEVILKVLDVD, from the coding sequence ATGACTTCTGATATAGTCATTATTGTTAGTACACTTATACTTTCAGCTTTTTTCTCTGGTATGGAAATCGCTTATATATCTTCCAATAAAATTCATATTGAATTAGAGAAGAAACAAGGAGATTTTTTAGGGAAAATTTTGGGTAAGCTAACAGCTAAGCCTTCAAAATACATAGCGACCATGCTTATTGGAAACAATATTGCATTAGTTATCTATGGTTTTAAAATGGGAGAGGTTTTAGTGCGTTGGTTTCAAACCATGTTACCCTCAGATAGTGCTGCTTTAACCTATCTGTTTGTGGACTTGCAATTATTAACACAAACCGTAATTTCAACTTTGGTTATCTTAATTACGGCAGAATTTTTACCAAAAGTATTCTTTCAGATTTATGCCAATACCTTATTAAAGGTGTTAGCATTCCCAACCTATGTATTTTATGTATTATTTTCATGGGTTTCAGATTTTATCATATGGATTTCAGATGCCGTTTTAAAATATATATTTAGAGCTGAAGGTGAAGATGTAGTTTTAGCGATGACTAAAGTAGAACTTGGTAATTATATTACCGAACAAATGGAGTCGGTTGAAAATCATGATGAAGTAGATAGTGAAATTCAGATTTTTCAGAATGCTTTAGAATTTTCTGGAGTAAAAGCCAGAGAGGTTATGGTTCCTCGTACAGAAATTACAGCTGTAGATATATCTGAATCTTTAGATAATTTAAGACAACTTTTTATAGACTCAGGACGTACCAAAATTATTATTTACAAAGATAATATCGACGATATTTTAGGATATGTGCACTCTTTTGAATTGTTTAAAAAACCAAAAGATATCAATTCTATTATATTACCAGTTGGCTTTGTACCAGAAACCATTCTTGTTAACGATGTTCTAAATATTTTAATAAAAAAACGTCGTAGTATGGCGGTCGTAATAGATGAATACGGTGGAACGTCTGGAATTATGACCGTTGAAGATATCGTTGAAGAATTATTCGGTGAAATTGAAGATGAACATGATTTGGTTGAAATGGTAGAAGAGCAAATCGATGACAATACCTATAAATTTACAGCGCGATTAGAAGTCGACTATATAAATGAAACCTATAAATTGAATCTTCCTGAGAGCGAAAATTATGAAACCTTAGGTGGATTAATAGTTCATGCAACGGAAGGCATTCCGCAAGAGAATGATGACGTGCAAATCGAAAATTTTAAGTTTACCATTACAGAAGTCTCTTCAACAAAAATTGACGAAGTAATCCTAAAGGTTCTCGATGTAGATTAG
- the lptC gene encoding LPS export ABC transporter periplasmic protein LptC has translation MKIKNSHIIKNLVTAIVVTLFFSCNNDFSEVQKIGVLQNQPIGEAENIDLKYTEFKEDTVRLVANLISPKMLDYSNRNFAFNEFPDGVVLYVYDDKKNKTTITSNYAIVYSETDIIDLRGNVQIATHEKDTLFTEQLYYNQKLEWLFTNEPWLFGSLHGIGFDSDKEFKNFKMLEMGGEFQIDN, from the coding sequence TTGAAAATAAAAAATTCACATATCATAAAAAACCTAGTCACAGCAATCGTTGTGACTTTGTTTTTTTCCTGTAACAACGACTTCAGTGAAGTTCAAAAGATTGGTGTTCTACAGAATCAACCTATTGGAGAAGCTGAAAATATTGATTTAAAATATACCGAATTTAAAGAAGATACCGTCAGGTTAGTTGCTAATCTGATAAGTCCTAAAATGCTAGATTATTCTAATCGTAATTTTGCCTTTAATGAATTTCCTGACGGAGTGGTGCTTTATGTTTATGATGACAAAAAGAATAAAACAACCATAACGTCTAATTATGCTATTGTCTATTCAGAGACAGATATTATTGATTTGCGAGGTAATGTACAAATTGCAACACACGAAAAAGATACTTTATTTACGGAGCAATTGTACTACAATCAAAAGTTGGAATGGCTTTTTACTAACGAACCATGGCTATTTGGGTCGTTACACGGTATTGGTTTTGATTCGGATAAAGAATTCAAGAACTTTAAGATGTTAGAAATGGGAGGTGAATTTCAAATTGATAATTAA
- a CDS encoding tetratricopeptide repeat protein, with translation MKTRITILFLALFMSVNLGFAQEDNQEECMNNLSIFDSYVKSKKYDDAYGPWKIVREKCPKFNRAIYVHGEKILNHKIENSTGAEQVAHINDLLALYDESRVHFESRYPLGEILEDKANLTYKYRKELGKTDQQIYDMFDDAYTKDVENFDSAIGLYTYFSLAVDIYDAGAKTPEDAQYLFDKYDDVSEIIEGLIAGYTINLNKYAEKEEAGGTLTKKELSRKSSYESNIEVFETKIIGSMDTKLGKRANCEVLVPLYQKDFEENKNNGEWLQRAMNRMYAKECKEDPLFLKLVQQKNTIEPNADTAYYLYILTGEQKYMDQTIALSTDPLKKAKLYKGLANELKGKGSYGKARQYYMEALKLNPSDGSPHLSIAGMYANSANSCGDTNFNKRAVFWLAALEAEKAGRVDGRLKQRAAQYAANYRAKAPSKTEIFNCTCAGEVIQIGCWIGRSVTVPKN, from the coding sequence ATGAAGACGAGAATTACGATACTATTTTTAGCGCTGTTTATGAGTGTTAACCTAGGGTTTGCTCAAGAGGATAATCAAGAAGAATGCATGAATAATCTATCAATTTTTGATAGTTATGTGAAAAGCAAAAAATATGATGATGCTTATGGCCCTTGGAAAATTGTTAGAGAAAAGTGCCCTAAATTTAATAGAGCAATCTATGTACATGGTGAGAAAATCTTAAATCATAAAATAGAAAACTCTACAGGAGCAGAACAAGTAGCACATATTAATGATTTATTAGCGTTATATGATGAAAGTAGAGTGCATTTTGAGTCAAGATATCCTCTAGGTGAAATTTTAGAAGATAAAGCTAATTTAACGTATAAGTATAGAAAAGAATTAGGAAAGACAGATCAGCAAATTTATGATATGTTTGATGATGCCTATACGAAAGATGTTGAGAACTTTGATAGTGCAATTGGACTTTATACTTATTTTTCACTTGCTGTAGATATTTATGATGCAGGTGCTAAGACTCCAGAAGATGCACAGTATTTATTTGATAAGTATGATGATGTTAGTGAAATAATCGAAGGATTAATAGCAGGTTATACTATTAATTTAAATAAGTATGCAGAAAAAGAAGAAGCCGGTGGGACTTTAACTAAAAAAGAATTAAGTAGAAAGAGTAGCTATGAATCCAATATAGAGGTATTTGAAACTAAGATTATTGGAAGCATGGATACAAAGCTAGGTAAGAGAGCTAATTGTGAAGTCTTAGTGCCATTATATCAAAAAGATTTTGAAGAGAACAAGAACAATGGAGAGTGGTTGCAGCGTGCTATGAATAGAATGTATGCTAAAGAATGTAAAGAAGATCCGTTATTCTTGAAATTAGTTCAACAAAAGAATACTATTGAGCCAAATGCAGATACTGCTTATTACCTTTATATACTTACAGGTGAGCAAAAATATATGGATCAAACAATCGCTTTGTCAACAGATCCTTTAAAAAAGGCGAAGTTATACAAAGGTTTAGCTAATGAACTTAAAGGAAAAGGAAGCTATGGAAAAGCAAGACAATACTATATGGAAGCTTTAAAATTGAACCCTTCAGATGGTTCACCACATTTGTCTATTGCAGGGATGTATGCAAATAGTGCAAATAGTTGTGGAGACACTAACTTTAACAAAAGAGCGGTATTTTGGTTAGCAGCACTTGAAGCTGAAAAAGCAGGACGAGTAGATGGTCGTTTAAAACAAAGAGCGGCTCAATATGCAGCTAATTATAGAGCTAAAGCGCCTTCTAAAACAGAAATATTTAACTGTACTTGTGCAGGTGAAGTTATTCAAATTGGATGTTGGATAGGACGTTCAGTAACTGTACCAAAGAATTAA